A region from the Aquila chrysaetos chrysaetos chromosome 15, bAquChr1.4, whole genome shotgun sequence genome encodes:
- the SMUG1 gene encoding single-strand selective monofunctional uracil DNA glycosylase isoform X1: MEESAAETVGTATEPVTGTVPVAEEEEEEDDNDDDDLAGRFLQLEREQSALLQALPPFGEPVSHVYHPLDYAWEPHCDFVRRYCRTPKRVLFLGMNPGPFGMAQTGVPFGEVWHVREWLRVVGGVKKPPSEHPKRPVLGLTCRRAEVSGARFWGLVRALCPDPHLFFRHCFVHNHCPLLFLASSGRNLPPTELPPAQRDLLMGLCDRALTRTVGLLGVGLVVGVGRYAERRARRALAAAGLTVRVEGLPHPSPRNPRANRGWEELAKARLGELGVLELLEEKGGTAAGR, from the exons ATGGAGGAGAGCGCGGCTGAGACTGTGGGGACGGCGACAGAGCCAGTGACGGGGACGGTGCCAgtggcagaagaggaggaggaggaggatgacaACGACGACGACGACCTGGCAGGGCGGTTCCTGCAGCTGGAGCGGGAGCAGAGCGCGCTGCTGCAGGCGCTGCCGCCCTTCGGGGAGCCCGTCAGCCACGTCTACCACCCCCTCGACTACGCCTGGGAGCCCCACTGCGACTTCGTGCGCCGCTACTGCCGCACCCCCAAACGTGTCCTCTTTCTCGGCATGAACCCTGGCCCCTTCGGCATGGCCCAGACCGGG GTTCCCTTCGGAGAAGTCTGGCATGTGCGGGAGTGGCTGCGGGTCGTCGGGGGGGTGAAGAAGCCGCCCTCGGAGCACCCCAAGCGCCCGGTGCTGGGCCTGACCTGCCGACGGGCAGAGGTGAGCGGCGCCCGCTTTTGGGGGCTGGTACGGGCCCTCTGCCCCGACCCCCACCTCTTCTTCCGTCACTGCTTCGTCCACAACCACTgtcccctcctcttcctcgcctCCAGCGGTCGGAACTTGCCCCCCACCGAGCTGCCCCCGGCCCAGCGTGACCTGTTGATGGGGCTTTGCGACCGGGCGCTGACGCGAACCGTGGGGCTGCTGGgcgtggggctggtggtgggcGTGGGGCGTTACGCCGAGCGGCGGGCACGGCGCGCTTTGGCAGCCGCCGGCCTGACCGTTCGCGTCGAGGGGTTACCCCATCCCTCGCCCCGAAATCCCCGTGCCAACCGGGGGTGG